The following coding sequences lie in one Gorilla gorilla gorilla isolate KB3781 chromosome 5, NHGRI_mGorGor1-v2.1_pri, whole genome shotgun sequence genomic window:
- the LOC101137955 gene encoding zinc finger protein 184-like — protein MAGSSFCLSPKFLAHAWSMSRKNELPKTLEEVAMDITWEKWKQMDPVQMSIYRNMLEKYRNLVLLGWKKKPCKYSECGRTFRGHITLVQHQRTHCGERPCKCTECRKGFNQSSHLRNNQKTLSREKPYKCSECGKAFSYCLVLNQHQRIHSGEKPYEGTECGKTFSRSTYLTQHQRIHTGEKPYTCLECGKAFSQNTHLTLHQRIHTGEKPYECNECGRSFSQSTHLTQHQRMYTGEKPYECNECEKAFHDHSALIQHHIVHTAEKPYEYHDWENFQLLFRPHSTSENAHWRETIQMQ, from the exons ATGGCCGGCAGCTCCTTCTGCCTGA GTCCCAAGTTTTTGGCCCATGCTTGGtccatgtccaggaagaatgag TTACCAAAGACGTTGGAAGAGGTGGCTATGGACATCACCTGGGAGAAGTGGAAGCAAATGGACCCTGTTCAGATGTCCATATACAGAAACATGTTGGAAAAATATAGAAACCTGGTTTTGCTAG gatggaaaaaaaaaccttgtaaaTATAGTGAATGTGGGAGAACCTTCAGAGGCCACATCACTCTTGTTCAGCATCAAAGAACTCATTGTGGAGAGAGACCCTGTAAATGTACTGAGTGTAGAAAGGGATTTAATCAGAGTTCCCACTtaagaaataatcagaaaactCTTTCAAGAGAAAAGCCCTACAAATGCAGTGAGTGTGGGAAGGCCTTCAGTTATTGCTTAGTTCTTAAtcaacatcagagaattcacagtggagagaaaccttatgagGGTACTGAATGTGGCAAGACATTCAGTCGTAGTACATACCTTACTCAGCATCAAAGAATTCACACTGGTGAGAAGCCCTATACATGTCTTGAATGTGGAAAGGCTTTTAGTCAGAACACACATCTTACTCTACATCAGAGAatccatactggagagaaaccttatgaatgCAATGAATGTGGTAGGTCCTTTAGTCAGAGTACACATCTTACTCAACATCAAAGAATGTATACAGGagaaaaaccctatgaatgtaatgaatgtgagAAAGCCTTCCATGATCACTCAGCTCTTATTCAACATCATATTGTCCATACTgcagagaaaccctatgaatatCATGACTGGGAAAACTTTCAGTTACTGTTCAGACCTCATTCAACATCAGAGAAtgcacactggagagaaaccatacaaATGCAATGA